One genomic region from Sphingobacterium multivorum encodes:
- a CDS encoding glycosyltransferase family 4 protein, translated as MRILIIHTFYQDPGGEDTVFQQESSLLAQGHEVQTLTFQNKKGWQGALQTIGSFWNIYAAQRVKKIIRTFKPDIVHVHNTHYAAGPIIVRTIAKLGIPQVMTLHNFRLLCPSATLYHHNRLFLDSLQEEFPWTAVRQKAFNNSIVKTFLLALNYWFHRKIGTWAKVNRYINLSSFAKNIFVESTLHLPSAQFAIKPNFVFPTTIAPEGPQAHFVYVGRLSDEKGILQLIDAFIGTDFQLAIIGGGPLENEVLRSIKDQANISYLGFKKRSEILPLIAKAQALIVPSICFEGMPITILEAYSVGTAVLCSNLGPLPELIIPGKTGQTFDPHNKNAIIQCLTEWSTKTTNEKDEIRKTCIAYYFSNFTPEINEAKLLAIYQDAIHDKKRNK; from the coding sequence ATGCGCATACTGATTATCCATACATTTTATCAAGATCCTGGTGGTGAAGACACTGTGTTTCAGCAGGAATCTTCCCTCCTCGCGCAAGGACATGAAGTCCAAACGCTTACCTTTCAAAATAAAAAGGGCTGGCAGGGTGCTCTACAGACCATCGGATCTTTTTGGAATATTTATGCTGCTCAACGTGTCAAAAAAATAATTCGGACATTTAAACCTGACATCGTTCACGTTCACAACACCCATTATGCAGCAGGTCCAATTATCGTGCGTACGATTGCCAAACTTGGCATCCCCCAGGTCATGACCTTGCATAACTTTCGTTTACTATGCCCTTCGGCGACGCTGTACCACCACAACCGTCTCTTTCTGGACTCACTCCAAGAGGAGTTTCCGTGGACAGCCGTGCGACAAAAAGCATTTAACAACTCGATAGTAAAAACATTTCTTCTCGCACTGAATTACTGGTTTCACCGCAAAATTGGAACTTGGGCAAAAGTAAATCGCTACATCAATTTAAGCTCCTTTGCAAAGAACATATTCGTTGAATCGACATTACACCTTCCGTCTGCTCAATTCGCGATAAAACCGAACTTTGTCTTTCCTACGACAATAGCACCAGAGGGTCCGCAGGCTCACTTTGTATATGTCGGCCGTCTTTCAGATGAAAAGGGGATACTACAGCTGATCGATGCTTTCATCGGCACAGATTTTCAACTGGCAATTATTGGCGGCGGTCCGCTCGAAAATGAGGTTTTGAGAAGCATTAAAGACCAGGCGAATATTTCCTACCTCGGTTTTAAAAAGAGATCAGAAATACTTCCCTTGATAGCCAAAGCACAGGCTTTAATTGTACCATCGATTTGTTTTGAAGGAATGCCGATTACGATTCTTGAAGCCTATTCAGTCGGAACAGCTGTGCTTTGCTCCAATTTAGGCCCGCTCCCCGAACTGATTATCCCTGGCAAAACAGGACAAACGTTCGATCCCCACAACAAAAACGCTATCATCCAATGTTTGACGGAGTGGAGCACAAAAACAACAAATGAAAAAGATGAGATAAGAAAGACCTGTATTGCTTACTATTTTAGTAATTTTACTCCTGAAATAAATGAAGCGAAATTATTAGCGATCTATCAGGACGCTATTCACGATAAAAAACGGAATAAATGA
- a CDS encoding RagB/SusD family nutrient uptake outer membrane protein, with translation MKKRNTTLYTMLAGLSLLFTGCSKSFLNEDTSSFQSPDNTYINTKGFETGLNGLYSYARMEFLTWNGSIFSQGATPQEALQVGTDIVAIKTTGTDATLAPFSNYTLNPASSYVRNYWKYAYGFIGNTNTILEALKKDGISWTDKDNDPKRVEATARFFRAYSYRYLVNLYGDVPWVDKVSETPRRDFTRTPKAEILTHMIEDLKYASENLPDNPGTIQEGKLTKWAALHYLAEAYIEAGQPDLAAEAANKVIQSGFFKLNDQRFGAEKDKAGDYFHDMFIENNQNRGSGNQETIWAIQLEYNTQGGGDRYTDWSKRAWVPFYSQQKGFALADSLGGRGLGHVRPYQWWLDSYEKQDVRNSSFNIKRDWYYNDPSVPELYGKKIVLTDAIKESGNVFPTTTKFFYGKTAVDPAFEGNMKDRVKVRLAETYLLLAEAYWRANKPAQAKDAINAVRARAKASLIDAAAINADLILDERARELIGEEMRRMTLARFGEDVFLRRVQTLNTQSKNVVKKEFILWPIPQEVIDSNTGAAFPQNPGY, from the coding sequence ATGAAGAAAAGAAATACAACTTTATATACAATGCTCGCTGGCCTAAGCTTACTTTTCACAGGCTGCAGCAAGAGCTTCTTAAATGAAGACACCAGTAGCTTTCAATCACCTGATAATACCTATATTAACACGAAAGGCTTCGAAACTGGACTAAATGGTTTATACTCTTATGCCCGCATGGAATTCCTGACCTGGAACGGTAGTATCTTTTCCCAAGGAGCAACCCCGCAGGAAGCGCTACAGGTCGGAACGGATATCGTTGCCATCAAAACTACAGGTACAGACGCTACATTGGCTCCCTTTAGCAACTATACGCTAAATCCGGCTTCGTCTTATGTACGCAATTACTGGAAATATGCCTACGGATTTATCGGTAATACCAATACCATCCTCGAGGCTTTAAAAAAGGATGGCATCAGCTGGACAGACAAGGATAACGATCCAAAACGTGTAGAAGCAACGGCCCGTTTCTTCCGCGCCTATAGCTATCGCTACTTAGTCAACTTATACGGCGATGTGCCTTGGGTGGACAAGGTATCCGAAACACCCCGTCGTGATTTCACCCGTACACCGAAAGCTGAAATCTTGACGCACATGATTGAAGACCTTAAATACGCGAGCGAAAATCTACCTGACAATCCAGGAACCATTCAGGAGGGGAAATTGACAAAATGGGCTGCCTTACACTACCTTGCAGAGGCATATATCGAAGCTGGACAGCCAGATTTAGCAGCTGAAGCTGCCAACAAAGTGATCCAAAGTGGTTTCTTTAAATTAAATGACCAGCGTTTTGGTGCCGAGAAAGATAAAGCCGGCGATTATTTCCACGATATGTTTATCGAAAACAATCAAAATCGTGGTTCTGGTAACCAAGAAACAATTTGGGCCATCCAACTAGAATACAATACGCAAGGCGGTGGTGACCGTTACACCGATTGGAGTAAACGTGCCTGGGTACCTTTCTATTCGCAACAAAAAGGATTTGCCTTGGCCGACTCACTTGGAGGAAGAGGTCTTGGGCACGTACGCCCTTATCAATGGTGGCTGGATAGTTATGAAAAACAGGATGTCAGAAATTCTTCTTTCAATATCAAACGCGATTGGTATTATAACGATCCTTCCGTACCTGAACTTTATGGTAAGAAGATCGTACTTACCGACGCGATCAAAGAATCAGGCAACGTATTCCCGACAACAACCAAATTTTTCTACGGAAAGACAGCTGTTGACCCTGCATTTGAAGGAAATATGAAGGACCGTGTGAAAGTACGTTTGGCCGAAACTTATTTGCTATTGGCTGAAGCATACTGGCGTGCGAATAAACCGGCACAAGCGAAAGACGCCATCAATGCTGTGCGTGCCCGTGCAAAAGCGTCATTAATCGATGCCGCAGCGATCAATGCGGATTTGATTCTAGACGAACGTGCCCGCGAGCTTATTGGTGAGGAAATGCGTCGCATGACTCTTGCCCGTTTCGGTGAGGATGTCTTTTTACGCCGCGTGCAAACGTTAAACACACAATCGAAAAATGTGGTGAAAAAAGAATTTATTCTTTGGCCTATTCCACAAGAAGTTATCGACAGTAACACTGGTGCAGCCTTCCCACAAAATCCGGGATACTAA
- a CDS encoding TlpA family protein disulfide reductase, with translation MKKPLLLSFGLFLVFINQSPTQEATLTIDVSSPQENTIQLDAIGVNTIASDGSSTYKLINNRFNKTFTIPHITKLYVTGVSNSNWSQPLYISPGDHIHVRVDSKDGKDQITITGKGSENNQPFNFPDNIYFEELREDSLPDRLLVAIQKNMDSLSQETKRYITQNKPTATFEKVLQYNLAYAPAELFLNFYGNHKFYLESRDDSEKLTAIWKQKRDSLLAVYPLNNAEALISPIYKMLIGNYLLKRKEELWATAQSSDFLSTYYSEFPSNQRAQAYSGDPENLLQEKIINKEFTGQINEYLYAYLLQMMSRSKKTNATVIFDRFKAKYPTSLYRSLYEPMITEARINEKRPLNEKMVFLDSSGRLKKLDDVINLFKGRTVLVDMWGTWCSPCHQEIEKNAHALKTHFKNKDLQFLYISNFDLKNQLNWKKLIRYYSMEGSHVLASRELSEDAMNKTGSDSFPTYFIIKKDGTYELSKAGYPMERELLIKQLEEAMSYH, from the coding sequence ATGAAAAAACCGCTGCTTCTCTCCTTTGGACTATTCCTTGTATTTATCAATCAATCTCCTACACAGGAAGCAACGCTCACCATAGATGTTTCCTCTCCACAAGAGAACACCATACAGCTGGATGCTATTGGGGTCAATACAATCGCATCCGATGGGTCATCAACTTATAAACTCATCAATAATCGGTTTAATAAGACTTTTACGATTCCCCACATCACCAAACTCTATGTGACGGGTGTCAGTAATTCCAATTGGAGTCAACCATTGTACATTTCCCCCGGAGATCATATTCATGTTCGGGTAGATTCAAAAGACGGTAAAGATCAGATTACAATAACAGGTAAAGGTAGTGAGAACAATCAGCCGTTCAATTTCCCCGACAACATTTATTTTGAGGAACTTCGGGAGGATTCGCTTCCAGATAGGTTACTTGTGGCGATACAAAAAAATATGGATAGCTTAAGCCAGGAAACCAAGAGATATATTACGCAAAACAAACCAACGGCAACCTTCGAAAAAGTTCTACAATACAATCTGGCTTATGCTCCTGCAGAATTGTTTCTCAATTTTTACGGTAACCATAAGTTTTATTTAGAATCACGAGATGATAGTGAAAAATTGACGGCAATCTGGAAACAGAAAAGGGATAGTCTACTGGCTGTATACCCCTTGAATAATGCCGAAGCATTGATCAGTCCAATATATAAAATGCTGATCGGAAATTATCTTTTAAAAAGGAAAGAAGAACTTTGGGCTACTGCTCAGTCAAGCGATTTCCTTTCGACCTATTATTCGGAATTTCCTTCAAACCAAAGAGCACAAGCATACTCCGGTGATCCGGAGAACTTATTGCAGGAAAAGATCATCAATAAGGAATTTACAGGTCAAATCAACGAATATCTATATGCTTACCTCTTACAAATGATGAGCAGGTCAAAAAAAACCAATGCTACAGTCATCTTCGACCGTTTTAAGGCTAAATATCCGACCAGTTTATACCGTTCTCTTTACGAACCAATGATCACTGAAGCACGAATAAACGAGAAGCGACCGTTGAATGAAAAAATGGTCTTTTTAGATAGCAGTGGCCGATTGAAAAAGCTGGATGATGTAATCAACCTATTCAAAGGAAGAACTGTTTTGGTTGATATGTGGGGAACTTGGTGTAGCCCCTGTCATCAAGAAATTGAGAAAAATGCACATGCATTGAAAACACACTTTAAAAATAAGGATCTGCAATTCCTTTATATCTCAAACTTTGACTTAAAAAATCAACTCAATTGGAAAAAACTCATCCGCTATTATAGTATGGAAGGAAGTCATGTTTTAGCAAGCCGGGAGCTTTCAGAAGACGCAATGAACAAAACAGGTAGTGATAGCTTCCCGACTTATTTTATTATTAAAAAGGATGGGACATATGAACTTTCGAAAGCAGGTTATCCAATGGAAAGAGAGCTGTTGATCAAACAGCTGGAAGAAGCCATGTCATACCACTGA
- a CDS encoding cation:proton antiporter regulatory subunit — translation MSIVRESDLIGIGKKFQIETDAGDNMVVVIHDDGRRELYRYDDEEHESRCVMTLNDDESRQIAGIIGGLSYKPKALETIEVALDDLRIEWYKVEGKNEGAGKTIGELEVRQRTGASIIAGIRDDDTVINPGPSYLISPGTTLVIAGKKNNIKLLKEILL, via the coding sequence ATGTCTATTGTAAGAGAGTCCGATCTGATTGGAATTGGAAAAAAATTTCAAATTGAAACCGATGCGGGAGACAATATGGTTGTTGTTATCCATGACGATGGCAGACGGGAACTTTATCGCTATGATGACGAGGAACATGAGTCACGCTGTGTCATGACACTCAATGACGATGAATCTCGGCAGATTGCAGGTATCATCGGTGGCTTGTCCTACAAGCCTAAAGCGTTGGAGACAATTGAAGTTGCTTTGGACGATTTACGCATTGAATGGTACAAAGTGGAAGGCAAAAATGAGGGTGCTGGTAAGACAATTGGAGAGCTGGAAGTTCGTCAACGTACAGGTGCATCGATTATTGCTGGGATACGGGATGATGATACGGTTATCAATCCGGGACCGTCTTATTTGATTAGCCCAGGTACCACACTTGTCATTGCTGGAAAGAAGAATAATATTAAACTTTTGAAGGAAATTTTACTGTAA
- a CDS encoding SusC/RagA family TonB-linked outer membrane protein translates to MVKKSHLILLTPLSILSLAAPIYGVANPRNLVAITSLSPFQQVISGKVVDETGKPISGVTVSEKGKAAATTTNQDGIFSLNVSSKIAILTFNSIGFTAKEVPAAQAAQITLTKSEDVLDEVVVVGYGKQKKSDLTGSIATVEAKSLERINSPNVVDKLQGKISGLAINSGSAKPGETASINIRGENSISASNAPLIILDGIPFSGSLGDISSNTIASISVLKDASSTAIYGSRAANGVILITSKKGAAGKARINYNGYFGVQSVERRLKLMNGPQYIQFMRDYQASKGKTGDQLNPENYLFANVLEQYKKGEEVNWQDEVFNSGAPVQEHQLSFSGGTDKSDYYASVSYLNQDGVVKNTPYERYNVNLNLNQSLSSWLKLGMTMQASQGNRDGVQPNLESVVKLSPYSKNRDADGTAVTYPMYAQTLWAHPFADEKGQWDQTRRTVYANTWLDVKLPIEGLSFKTTFGTNYRNINENSYYGSNTVTGRGVNGTGSIYNEHFWDWTWENLLTYDRTFGDHKINVVGLYSSQKTNLKTSRMNGDDFVSDAGYNNMASASKNLKIESNLQNTAMISYMGRINYAFKDRYLLTLTGRSDGYSAFSINNRYAFFPSVAGAWVVSKEGNVQDYFDLLKLRVSYGKNGNQAVSPYQTYDRLTNVDYIYGLDPVKGLVMNFNGRGSNLTWETTASLNLGLDFGILKNRISGTVDYYSSKTSDLLLSEQVPVMNGYNTILTNIGETSNKGIEVTLNAIPVKNDNFQWNVNTTFAYNNNKITKLRADGKDDLTNAWLIGKPIRIFYDYKVIGVWQEGEDIANSYQPKAKPGDAKLADLNNDGKIDASDRTMMGNKISPYTLGIGNDFTYKNVSLSLFLNGAFGGTKIDDFKNIERFLPNNGANYLADMPYWTPERTNTDIPSPGYTPVNNHTYYINSSYWRIRDFSLGYTFDGDFLKRLNLSSIKAFINARNLYTFSKIKGYNVEALSVSSTTGNPTTTNIASPYPVARTFSLGVNVQF, encoded by the coding sequence ATGGTCAAAAAGAGTCATCTCATCCTTCTGACACCATTATCAATCTTGTCATTAGCAGCACCTATTTACGGGGTAGCGAACCCACGTAATTTAGTTGCAATAACCAGTCTTTCACCCTTTCAGCAGGTCATCTCCGGAAAGGTCGTCGATGAAACGGGGAAACCAATAAGCGGTGTTACCGTTTCTGAAAAAGGTAAAGCGGCAGCAACGACAACCAATCAAGACGGTATCTTCTCACTGAACGTCAGTTCAAAAATTGCCATCCTAACATTTAACTCGATCGGATTTACGGCGAAAGAAGTTCCCGCAGCACAAGCAGCACAAATAACCTTGACAAAATCCGAGGATGTTTTGGATGAAGTTGTGGTCGTAGGGTATGGTAAACAGAAAAAGAGCGATTTGACAGGAAGTATCGCTACAGTGGAAGCAAAATCCCTAGAACGAATAAATTCACCGAATGTTGTCGATAAACTTCAAGGTAAGATTTCTGGTCTGGCGATCAATTCCGGTTCAGCCAAACCTGGTGAAACAGCTTCGATCAATATCCGCGGTGAGAACTCGATATCCGCATCAAATGCTCCCCTCATTATCTTGGATGGAATTCCTTTTAGTGGTTCCTTGGGTGATATCTCTTCCAATACAATTGCCAGTATCTCGGTATTGAAAGATGCCTCATCCACTGCAATCTATGGTTCAAGAGCCGCAAATGGCGTTATCCTCATCACCTCAAAAAAGGGTGCGGCAGGAAAAGCACGCATCAATTATAACGGTTATTTTGGGGTACAAAGTGTAGAACGTCGTCTTAAATTGATGAACGGCCCACAATACATCCAATTTATGCGTGATTACCAGGCTTCGAAAGGAAAAACCGGCGATCAGCTTAACCCAGAGAATTATCTTTTTGCCAACGTATTGGAACAATACAAAAAAGGGGAAGAAGTCAATTGGCAGGATGAAGTATTCAATAGCGGCGCTCCTGTTCAGGAACATCAACTCAGTTTTTCGGGCGGAACGGATAAATCCGATTATTATGCATCTGTGAGCTACCTAAATCAAGATGGCGTTGTAAAAAATACGCCATACGAAAGATACAATGTCAATCTGAACCTCAATCAAAGTTTAAGCTCCTGGTTAAAGCTAGGAATGACCATGCAGGCTTCTCAAGGGAACCGCGACGGCGTACAGCCCAACCTCGAGAGTGTTGTAAAACTTTCCCCTTACAGTAAAAACCGCGATGCCGATGGTACTGCTGTAACGTACCCGATGTATGCACAAACACTATGGGCACATCCTTTTGCAGACGAAAAAGGCCAATGGGATCAGACCAGAAGAACAGTCTATGCGAATACTTGGCTTGATGTGAAACTCCCTATTGAAGGATTAAGTTTCAAAACCACATTCGGAACCAACTACCGAAATATTAATGAAAACTCCTATTACGGTTCAAATACGGTTACAGGACGTGGCGTGAATGGTACCGGATCAATTTACAATGAGCATTTCTGGGATTGGACCTGGGAAAATCTCTTGACCTATGACCGTACCTTTGGCGACCACAAGATCAATGTCGTGGGTCTTTATTCTTCGCAGAAAACAAATTTAAAAACTTCAAGAATGAATGGAGACGATTTTGTATCAGATGCCGGATATAACAACATGGCTTCTGCGTCCAAAAATCTAAAAATCGAATCCAACCTGCAAAATACTGCGATGATTTCCTACATGGGAAGAATCAACTACGCTTTTAAGGATCGCTACCTATTGACCTTAACAGGCCGTTCTGACGGTTATAGCGCATTCTCGATCAATAACCGATATGCCTTCTTCCCATCCGTTGCAGGAGCTTGGGTTGTTTCTAAAGAAGGAAATGTGCAGGACTATTTCGACTTGCTAAAACTTCGTGTTTCTTATGGTAAAAACGGAAATCAGGCCGTATCGCCTTATCAAACTTATGACCGCCTGACCAACGTCGATTACATCTATGGCCTTGACCCAGTCAAAGGACTTGTGATGAATTTCAATGGCCGTGGAAGCAATCTAACGTGGGAAACGACAGCTTCATTAAACCTTGGTTTGGATTTTGGTATTCTCAAAAATAGAATTTCAGGAACGGTCGACTACTACTCCTCTAAGACATCGGATCTTTTATTAAGTGAACAGGTTCCTGTCATGAACGGTTATAACACTATTTTGACCAATATCGGTGAAACCTCAAACAAAGGGATCGAAGTTACCTTGAATGCCATACCGGTCAAAAACGACAATTTCCAATGGAACGTCAATACGACCTTTGCCTATAACAACAATAAAATCACCAAACTGCGCGCTGATGGAAAAGATGATTTGACCAATGCCTGGTTAATTGGAAAGCCTATCCGTATTTTCTACGACTATAAAGTTATTGGTGTTTGGCAAGAGGGCGAAGACATCGCAAATTCATACCAACCTAAAGCGAAACCTGGCGATGCCAAGTTAGCAGATCTCAACAATGACGGTAAAATCGACGCCAGTGACCGTACGATGATGGGGAACAAGATATCGCCTTATACACTTGGTATTGGCAATGATTTCACCTACAAGAATGTCTCCCTGTCGCTCTTTTTGAATGGAGCCTTTGGCGGAACGAAAATAGATGATTTCAAAAACATCGAACGTTTCTTACCTAACAACGGTGCCAATTACCTTGCCGACATGCCTTACTGGACGCCAGAGCGCACCAATACAGATATTCCATCGCCTGGATATACGCCAGTAAATAACCATACTTATTATATCAATTCATCCTATTGGCGAATTAGAGACTTTAGCTTGGGCTATACCTTTGACGGCGATTTTCTAAAAAGATTGAATCTCTCTTCCATTAAAGCTTTTATCAACGCACGTAACCTCTATACATTCTCCAAAATCAAAGGTTACAACGTAGAGGCATTGAGCGTGAGTTCGACCACAGGTAATCCAACAACGACAAATATTGCTAGTCCTTATCCTGTTGCAAGAACATTCTCATTGGGAGTAAATGTCCAATTCTAA
- a CDS encoding metal-sulfur cluster assembly factor has product MSIIVLDKLGLAPQIQAVLETIYDPELKPANIVDLGLVYEIITKEEGIAKIVMTLTAPGCPVAGEIMNEVQEKVAAVAGVKEALVELTFDPPWTKDMMSEEAKLELGFL; this is encoded by the coding sequence ATGAGTATCATTGTATTAGATAAACTGGGTCTAGCGCCACAAATCCAAGCTGTACTGGAAACAATTTATGATCCTGAACTGAAACCCGCAAATATTGTGGATTTGGGGCTTGTATATGAAATCATTACGAAGGAAGAGGGTATTGCAAAGATTGTAATGACGCTGACTGCTCCTGGTTGCCCCGTGGCAGGCGAAATCATGAATGAAGTTCAAGAAAAAGTTGCTGCCGTAGCAGGTGTCAAAGAAGCATTGGTCGAATTGACATTTGATCCACCCTGGACTAAAGACATGATGTCGGAAGAAGCAAAACTGGAGTTAGGTTTTTTATAA
- a CDS encoding cation:proton antiporter, with translation MLSHTLILEIGIAVGLVAIVGLIANKLKFSVIPFFIIIGMVLGQHAPQVGLVDLTFTESKPFIDFMGRLGVLFLLFYLGLEFSVNRLIKSGKAIVTGGTIYVLLNFTSGLLIGWLMDMPFKEMMVLCGIMTSSSTAIVAKVLTDLKRTANPETEVIMGMIMFDDLFIAMHISFLSGLILTGSSSFWTVAGTSLLALGFILAFLVLGRKLVPAIDRLLKEKTSELFILIIFALLFIVAGFSETIHVAEAIGALMAGLVLADSQYIKKIESMVLPYKDFFGAMFFFSFGLSIDIMSLGGAVFWASIAALVTVMGNLASGYFAAKFSGMKPKTSFDIGFTLSARGEFSIIMANIGKAGALLPVIQSFVVVYVLILSIVSPLLTKESRKLWKLLFGADANSAKPLKKLSDLENNSSAVQKIEQDF, from the coding sequence ATGCTATCACATACCTTAATTCTGGAAATTGGAATCGCTGTAGGACTTGTTGCCATTGTTGGCCTCATCGCCAATAAGCTTAAGTTTTCTGTTATTCCATTTTTCATTATTATAGGAATGGTTTTGGGACAGCACGCTCCGCAGGTTGGTCTGGTGGATTTAACATTTACAGAGAGTAAACCTTTTATCGATTTCATGGGACGGTTGGGCGTATTGTTCCTGTTGTTCTACCTTGGTCTTGAGTTTTCGGTCAATCGACTGATTAAATCCGGTAAAGCAATTGTCACAGGCGGAACAATTTACGTCTTATTGAACTTTACCTCAGGGTTGTTGATTGGTTGGTTGATGGATATGCCATTTAAGGAGATGATGGTGTTATGTGGTATCATGACGAGTTCATCCACGGCGATTGTTGCAAAGGTTCTTACAGATCTTAAACGCACGGCCAACCCGGAGACGGAGGTCATTATGGGGATGATTATGTTCGATGACCTGTTTATAGCGATGCATATTTCTTTCCTTTCGGGCCTGATACTGACAGGAAGTAGCTCATTTTGGACGGTAGCTGGAACTTCCTTACTGGCTTTGGGATTTATATTGGCCTTTTTGGTTTTAGGCAGAAAATTGGTGCCCGCGATCGATCGCTTATTGAAGGAGAAAACTTCTGAATTATTTATATTGATCATCTTTGCCTTACTTTTTATTGTGGCAGGTTTCTCCGAGACCATCCATGTTGCGGAGGCTATCGGGGCATTGATGGCCGGCTTGGTGTTGGCGGATTCGCAATACATCAAAAAGATTGAATCGATGGTACTGCCCTATAAGGACTTTTTTGGGGCCATGTTTTTCTTTAGTTTCGGATTGTCTATTGACATTATGTCCCTTGGAGGAGCTGTCTTTTGGGCTTCGATTGCAGCGCTGGTGACGGTGATGGGGAATCTTGCTTCGGGCTATTTTGCTGCTAAATTTTCGGGTATGAAACCTAAAACTTCCTTTGATATTGGTTTCACCTTGTCTGCGCGGGGAGAATTTTCCATTATCATGGCAAATATTGGTAAAGCAGGGGCTTTATTACCCGTTATTCAATCCTTTGTGGTCGTATATGTGCTCATTCTTTCCATTGTATCCCCACTATTGACCAAAGAGTCACGTAAGCTTTGGAAATTACTTTTCGGTGCGGATGCCAATAGCGCCAAGCCTTTGAAAAAGTTGAGTGATTTGGAAAATAATAGTAGTGCTGTTCAAAAAATAGAGCAAGATTTTTAG
- a CDS encoding polyprenyl synthetase family protein — MQHLQQLVIEAIETSQFPETPSNLYDPIRYILTLGGKRVRPVLTLMAAELFGMQEMDEIIPAAKAVEFFHNFSLIHDDLMDKAPLRRGKTTVHEKWDANIAILSGDGLLVKAYEEISKCNPIYLPATLKILSKVAMEVCEGQQLDMDYESRDSLTMPEYLEMIRLKTSVLLGGALQLGAILSGADEQQQQLIYDFGENVGLAFQLQDDILDAYGDPDTFGKIVGGDIMINKKTFLLVKLMAVISEDDKTVLQALLNATIETAPSKVADMLALYDKYAIKTAADELKDSYTQRAFEKMEALNVPNDRKEALLVLANNLLVRQQ, encoded by the coding sequence ATGCAACATTTACAACAACTCGTGATAGAGGCGATAGAGACAAGTCAATTTCCTGAAACACCATCAAATTTATATGATCCGATACGGTATATATTGACTTTGGGCGGAAAGAGGGTTCGACCTGTGCTGACATTGATGGCTGCCGAATTATTCGGCATGCAAGAGATGGATGAAATTATCCCTGCTGCCAAAGCAGTGGAGTTTTTTCATAACTTTTCACTGATCCACGATGATCTGATGGATAAGGCTCCTTTAAGAAGAGGTAAAACGACGGTTCACGAAAAGTGGGATGCTAATATTGCCATATTGTCGGGAGACGGCTTGTTGGTCAAAGCGTATGAGGAAATTTCAAAGTGTAATCCTATTTACTTGCCTGCAACTTTGAAAATTTTGAGTAAAGTGGCTATGGAGGTATGTGAAGGCCAGCAATTAGATATGGATTATGAGAGCCGGGATTCGCTGACAATGCCTGAATATCTTGAGATGATCCGTCTTAAAACTTCGGTGTTATTGGGCGGAGCATTACAGTTGGGGGCTATTCTGTCGGGAGCAGATGAACAGCAACAGCAGCTGATCTACGATTTTGGAGAGAACGTAGGCTTAGCATTTCAATTACAGGACGATATCTTGGATGCATATGGAGATCCAGATACCTTTGGAAAGATTGTTGGTGGTGATATCATGATCAATAAAAAAACTTTTTTATTGGTGAAGTTGATGGCGGTAATTTCGGAGGATGATAAGACGGTTTTACAAGCCCTATTAAATGCCACGATAGAGACTGCTCCATCAAAAGTAGCGGATATGCTTGCCTTATACGACAAGTATGCGATTAAAACTGCGGCCGACGAGTTGAAAGATAGCTATACGCAACGGGCATTTGAAAAAATGGAAGCATTGAATGTACCAAATGATCGCAAAGAAGCGTTATTAGTGTTAGCAAATAACCTTTTGGTAAGACAGCAATAA